A stretch of the Bacteroidales bacterium genome encodes the following:
- the def gene encoding peptide deformylase encodes MIYPIVVAGHPVLKMKAQEIDKNFPDLDKLIEDMFETMYVSDGVGLAAPQIGKSIRLFVIDGKPAAEDNPELENFKKVFLNPYIIEESGEEWFFNEGCLSVPGIREDVQRKSIVKIKYFDENWQQHEDVFDGMAARIIQHEYDHLEGTLFTDRLSFLKRKMLRGKLSDISKGIVDVSYNIRTK; translated from the coding sequence ATGATTTACCCTATAGTTGTGGCAGGACATCCAGTCCTAAAGATGAAAGCCCAAGAGATAGACAAAAATTTTCCTGATTTAGATAAATTGATTGAAGATATGTTTGAAACAATGTACGTTTCAGACGGGGTTGGATTGGCAGCACCTCAGATAGGAAAGTCAATACGTCTGTTTGTGATAGATGGGAAGCCAGCAGCCGAAGATAATCCAGAACTCGAAAACTTTAAAAAAGTATTTTTAAACCCATATATTATTGAAGAGAGTGGTGAAGAGTGGTTCTTTAACGAGGGTTGTTTGAGCGTGCCCGGCATAAGAGAAGATGTTCAGCGCAAATCGATTGTTAAAATCAAGTATTTTGATGAAAATTGGCAACAGCACGAAGATGTTTTCGATGGTATGGCAGCCAGAATAATTCAACACGAATATGACCACTTGGAAGGCACTCTGTTTACCGACAGACTATCATTTTTAAAGAGAAAGATGTTAAGAGGCAAACTGTCGGACATCTCAAAAGGAATAGTTGATGTTAGTTATAATATCCGAACGAAATAA